The Phalacrocorax carbo chromosome 11, bPhaCar2.1, whole genome shotgun sequence genome includes a region encoding these proteins:
- the NONO gene encoding non-POU domain-containing octamer-binding protein isoform X4 translates to MQGNKGFNMEKQNHTPRKQHQHQQHPPPSIPANGQQANSQNEGLTIDLKNFRKPGEKTFTQRSRLFVGNLPPDITEEEMRKLFEKYGKAGEVFIHKDKGFGFIRLETRTLAEIAKVELDNMPLRGKQLRVRFACHSASLTVRNLPQFVSNELLEEAFSVFGQVERAVVIVDDRGRSSGKGIVEFSGKPAARKALDRCSDGSFLLTTFPRPVTVEPMDQYDDEEGLPEKLVIKNQQYHKEREQPPRFAQPGSFEYEYAMRWKALIEMEKQQQEQVDRNIKEAREKLEMEMEAARHEHQVMLMRQDLMRRQEELRRMEELHNQEVQKRKQLELRQEEERRRREEEMRRQQEEMMRRQQEGFKGNFADAREPPDMRMGQMGMGGTIGMNNRGAMGGTNVPAAAPPSTGPGAMIPDGAMGMTPPPPADRFGQGGAMEGLGAMGGNPPAFNRGNPGGDFGPNKRRRY, encoded by the exons ATGCAGGGCAATAAGGGCTTCAACATGGAGAAGCAGAACCATACTCCACGGAAGCAacaccagcaccagcagcacccgCCGCCGTCCATCCCCGCCAACGGGCAGCAGGCCAACAGCCAGA ATGAAGGCCTGACTATTGACCTGAAGAATTTCCGGAAACCTGGTGAAAAGACCTTCACCCAAAGAAGCCGCCTGTTTGTGGGGAATCTGCCCCCAGATATTACAGAGGAAGAGATGAGAAAGTTATTTGAGAAGTATGGCAAGGCAGGTGAAGTCTTCATACACAAGGACAAAGGCTTTGGCTTTATCAGGCTG GAAACTCGCACTCTGGCAGAGATTGCAAAGGTGGAACTAGACAACATGCCTCTACGTGGGAAGCAGCTAAGAGTGCGTTTTGCATGCCACAGCGCATCGCTGACAGTCAGGAACCTGCCTCAGTTTGTGTCCAATGAGCTCCTGGAGGAAGCCTTCTCAGTGTTTGGCCAGGTGGAAAGGGCTGTGGTTATTGTGGATGACAGAGGACGATCCTCTGGAAAAGGCATTGTGGAGTTCTCAGGGAAGCCTGCTGCTAGGAAGGCCCTGGATAGATGTAGTGATGGGTCTTTCCTGCTAACCAC ATTCCCTCGGCCTGTCACTGTGGAGCCCATGGATCAGTATGATGATGAAGAGGGACTACCAGAGAAGCTAGTCATCAAAAACCAGCAATATCACAA GGAGCGTGAGCAGCCACCTCGATTTGCACAGCCTGGCAGCTTTGAGTATGAATATGCCATGCGTTGGAAGGCTCTAATAGaaatggagaagcagcagcaagaacaaGTAGACCGCAACATCAAGGAAGCTCGAGAGAAgctggaaatggaaatggaagcAGCTCGCCATGAGCACCAGGTTATGCTCATGCGGCAAG ATCTAATGAGACGCCAGGAAGAGCTGAGGAGAATGGAGGAATTGCATAACCAAGAAGTACAAAAACGTAAACAGTTGGAACTCAG GCAAGAAGAAGAACGCAGGCGCCGTGAAGAGGAAATGAGAAGGCAGCAAGAAGAGATGATGAGACGCCAGCAGGAAGGCTTTAAAGGGAATTTTGCTGATGCG agggaGCCACCAGACATGCGAATGGGACAGATGGGTATGGGAG GTACCATTGGCATGAACAATAGAGGAGCTATGGGTGGTACCAATGTCCCAGCTGCTGCACCTCCTTCGACTGGTCCTGGAGCTATGATACCTGACGGAGCCATGGGAATG ACTCCACCACCACCTGCAGATCGCTTTGGCCAGGGCGGTGCAATGGAAGGCCTCGGAGCGATGGGAGGGAACCCACCTGCCTTCAACAGAGGAAATCCAGGGGGTGATTTCGGCCCTAACAAGCGTCGCAGATACTAA
- the NONO gene encoding non-POU domain-containing octamer-binding protein isoform X1, whose protein sequence is MQGNKGFNMEKQNHTPRKQHQHQQHPPPSIPANGQQANSQSESRARRGGPPGPALEQLCTLFPSDEGLTIDLKNFRKPGEKTFTQRSRLFVGNLPPDITEEEMRKLFEKYGKAGEVFIHKDKGFGFIRLETRTLAEIAKVELDNMPLRGKQLRVRFACHSASLTVRNLPQFVSNELLEEAFSVFGQVERAVVIVDDRGRSSGKGIVEFSGKPAARKALDRCSDGSFLLTTFPRPVTVEPMDQYDDEEGLPEKLVIKNQQYHKEREQPPRFAQPGSFEYEYAMRWKALIEMEKQQQEQVDRNIKEAREKLEMEMEAARHEHQVMLMRQDLMRRQEELRRMEELHNQEVQKRKQLELRQEEERRRREEEMRRQQEEMMRRQQEGFKGNFADAREPPDMRMGQMGMGGTIGMNNRGAMGGTNVPAAAPPSTGPGAMIPDGAMGMTPPPPADRFGQGGAMEGLGAMGGNPPAFNRGNPGGDFGPNKRRRY, encoded by the exons ATGCAGGGCAATAAGGGCTTCAACATGGAGAAGCAGAACCATACTCCACGGAAGCAacaccagcaccagcagcacccgCCGCCGTCCATCCCCGCCAACGGGCAGCAGGCCAACAGCCAGAGTGAGTCCCGGGCCCGCCGCGGggggccgcccggccccgcttTGG AGCAGCTGTGTACCTTATTCCCCTCAGATGAAGGCCTGACTATTGACCTGAAGAATTTCCGGAAACCTGGTGAAAAGACCTTCACCCAAAGAAGCCGCCTGTTTGTGGGGAATCTGCCCCCAGATATTACAGAGGAAGAGATGAGAAAGTTATTTGAGAAGTATGGCAAGGCAGGTGAAGTCTTCATACACAAGGACAAAGGCTTTGGCTTTATCAGGCTG GAAACTCGCACTCTGGCAGAGATTGCAAAGGTGGAACTAGACAACATGCCTCTACGTGGGAAGCAGCTAAGAGTGCGTTTTGCATGCCACAGCGCATCGCTGACAGTCAGGAACCTGCCTCAGTTTGTGTCCAATGAGCTCCTGGAGGAAGCCTTCTCAGTGTTTGGCCAGGTGGAAAGGGCTGTGGTTATTGTGGATGACAGAGGACGATCCTCTGGAAAAGGCATTGTGGAGTTCTCAGGGAAGCCTGCTGCTAGGAAGGCCCTGGATAGATGTAGTGATGGGTCTTTCCTGCTAACCAC ATTCCCTCGGCCTGTCACTGTGGAGCCCATGGATCAGTATGATGATGAAGAGGGACTACCAGAGAAGCTAGTCATCAAAAACCAGCAATATCACAA GGAGCGTGAGCAGCCACCTCGATTTGCACAGCCTGGCAGCTTTGAGTATGAATATGCCATGCGTTGGAAGGCTCTAATAGaaatggagaagcagcagcaagaacaaGTAGACCGCAACATCAAGGAAGCTCGAGAGAAgctggaaatggaaatggaagcAGCTCGCCATGAGCACCAGGTTATGCTCATGCGGCAAG ATCTAATGAGACGCCAGGAAGAGCTGAGGAGAATGGAGGAATTGCATAACCAAGAAGTACAAAAACGTAAACAGTTGGAACTCAG GCAAGAAGAAGAACGCAGGCGCCGTGAAGAGGAAATGAGAAGGCAGCAAGAAGAGATGATGAGACGCCAGCAGGAAGGCTTTAAAGGGAATTTTGCTGATGCG agggaGCCACCAGACATGCGAATGGGACAGATGGGTATGGGAG GTACCATTGGCATGAACAATAGAGGAGCTATGGGTGGTACCAATGTCCCAGCTGCTGCACCTCCTTCGACTGGTCCTGGAGCTATGATACCTGACGGAGCCATGGGAATG ACTCCACCACCACCTGCAGATCGCTTTGGCCAGGGCGGTGCAATGGAAGGCCTCGGAGCGATGGGAGGGAACCCACCTGCCTTCAACAGAGGAAATCCAGGGGGTGATTTCGGCCCTAACAAGCGTCGCAGATACTAA
- the NONO gene encoding non-POU domain-containing octamer-binding protein isoform X2, protein MQGNKGFNMEKQNHTPRKQHQHQQHPPPSIPANGQQANSQSESRARRGGPPGPALDEGLTIDLKNFRKPGEKTFTQRSRLFVGNLPPDITEEEMRKLFEKYGKAGEVFIHKDKGFGFIRLETRTLAEIAKVELDNMPLRGKQLRVRFACHSASLTVRNLPQFVSNELLEEAFSVFGQVERAVVIVDDRGRSSGKGIVEFSGKPAARKALDRCSDGSFLLTTFPRPVTVEPMDQYDDEEGLPEKLVIKNQQYHKEREQPPRFAQPGSFEYEYAMRWKALIEMEKQQQEQVDRNIKEAREKLEMEMEAARHEHQVMLMRQDLMRRQEELRRMEELHNQEVQKRKQLELRQEEERRRREEEMRRQQEEMMRRQQEGFKGNFADAREPPDMRMGQMGMGGTIGMNNRGAMGGTNVPAAAPPSTGPGAMIPDGAMGMTPPPPADRFGQGGAMEGLGAMGGNPPAFNRGNPGGDFGPNKRRRY, encoded by the exons ATGCAGGGCAATAAGGGCTTCAACATGGAGAAGCAGAACCATACTCCACGGAAGCAacaccagcaccagcagcacccgCCGCCGTCCATCCCCGCCAACGGGCAGCAGGCCAACAGCCAGAGTGAGTCCCGGGCCCGCCGCGGggggccgcccggccccgcttTGG ATGAAGGCCTGACTATTGACCTGAAGAATTTCCGGAAACCTGGTGAAAAGACCTTCACCCAAAGAAGCCGCCTGTTTGTGGGGAATCTGCCCCCAGATATTACAGAGGAAGAGATGAGAAAGTTATTTGAGAAGTATGGCAAGGCAGGTGAAGTCTTCATACACAAGGACAAAGGCTTTGGCTTTATCAGGCTG GAAACTCGCACTCTGGCAGAGATTGCAAAGGTGGAACTAGACAACATGCCTCTACGTGGGAAGCAGCTAAGAGTGCGTTTTGCATGCCACAGCGCATCGCTGACAGTCAGGAACCTGCCTCAGTTTGTGTCCAATGAGCTCCTGGAGGAAGCCTTCTCAGTGTTTGGCCAGGTGGAAAGGGCTGTGGTTATTGTGGATGACAGAGGACGATCCTCTGGAAAAGGCATTGTGGAGTTCTCAGGGAAGCCTGCTGCTAGGAAGGCCCTGGATAGATGTAGTGATGGGTCTTTCCTGCTAACCAC ATTCCCTCGGCCTGTCACTGTGGAGCCCATGGATCAGTATGATGATGAAGAGGGACTACCAGAGAAGCTAGTCATCAAAAACCAGCAATATCACAA GGAGCGTGAGCAGCCACCTCGATTTGCACAGCCTGGCAGCTTTGAGTATGAATATGCCATGCGTTGGAAGGCTCTAATAGaaatggagaagcagcagcaagaacaaGTAGACCGCAACATCAAGGAAGCTCGAGAGAAgctggaaatggaaatggaagcAGCTCGCCATGAGCACCAGGTTATGCTCATGCGGCAAG ATCTAATGAGACGCCAGGAAGAGCTGAGGAGAATGGAGGAATTGCATAACCAAGAAGTACAAAAACGTAAACAGTTGGAACTCAG GCAAGAAGAAGAACGCAGGCGCCGTGAAGAGGAAATGAGAAGGCAGCAAGAAGAGATGATGAGACGCCAGCAGGAAGGCTTTAAAGGGAATTTTGCTGATGCG agggaGCCACCAGACATGCGAATGGGACAGATGGGTATGGGAG GTACCATTGGCATGAACAATAGAGGAGCTATGGGTGGTACCAATGTCCCAGCTGCTGCACCTCCTTCGACTGGTCCTGGAGCTATGATACCTGACGGAGCCATGGGAATG ACTCCACCACCACCTGCAGATCGCTTTGGCCAGGGCGGTGCAATGGAAGGCCTCGGAGCGATGGGAGGGAACCCACCTGCCTTCAACAGAGGAAATCCAGGGGGTGATTTCGGCCCTAACAAGCGTCGCAGATACTAA
- the NONO gene encoding non-POU domain-containing octamer-binding protein isoform X3 yields MQGNKGFNMEKQNHTPRKQHQHQQHPPPSIPANGQQANSQKQLCTLFPSDEGLTIDLKNFRKPGEKTFTQRSRLFVGNLPPDITEEEMRKLFEKYGKAGEVFIHKDKGFGFIRLETRTLAEIAKVELDNMPLRGKQLRVRFACHSASLTVRNLPQFVSNELLEEAFSVFGQVERAVVIVDDRGRSSGKGIVEFSGKPAARKALDRCSDGSFLLTTFPRPVTVEPMDQYDDEEGLPEKLVIKNQQYHKEREQPPRFAQPGSFEYEYAMRWKALIEMEKQQQEQVDRNIKEAREKLEMEMEAARHEHQVMLMRQDLMRRQEELRRMEELHNQEVQKRKQLELRQEEERRRREEEMRRQQEEMMRRQQEGFKGNFADAREPPDMRMGQMGMGGTIGMNNRGAMGGTNVPAAAPPSTGPGAMIPDGAMGMTPPPPADRFGQGGAMEGLGAMGGNPPAFNRGNPGGDFGPNKRRRY; encoded by the exons ATGCAGGGCAATAAGGGCTTCAACATGGAGAAGCAGAACCATACTCCACGGAAGCAacaccagcaccagcagcacccgCCGCCGTCCATCCCCGCCAACGGGCAGCAGGCCAACAGCCAGA AGCAGCTGTGTACCTTATTCCCCTCAGATGAAGGCCTGACTATTGACCTGAAGAATTTCCGGAAACCTGGTGAAAAGACCTTCACCCAAAGAAGCCGCCTGTTTGTGGGGAATCTGCCCCCAGATATTACAGAGGAAGAGATGAGAAAGTTATTTGAGAAGTATGGCAAGGCAGGTGAAGTCTTCATACACAAGGACAAAGGCTTTGGCTTTATCAGGCTG GAAACTCGCACTCTGGCAGAGATTGCAAAGGTGGAACTAGACAACATGCCTCTACGTGGGAAGCAGCTAAGAGTGCGTTTTGCATGCCACAGCGCATCGCTGACAGTCAGGAACCTGCCTCAGTTTGTGTCCAATGAGCTCCTGGAGGAAGCCTTCTCAGTGTTTGGCCAGGTGGAAAGGGCTGTGGTTATTGTGGATGACAGAGGACGATCCTCTGGAAAAGGCATTGTGGAGTTCTCAGGGAAGCCTGCTGCTAGGAAGGCCCTGGATAGATGTAGTGATGGGTCTTTCCTGCTAACCAC ATTCCCTCGGCCTGTCACTGTGGAGCCCATGGATCAGTATGATGATGAAGAGGGACTACCAGAGAAGCTAGTCATCAAAAACCAGCAATATCACAA GGAGCGTGAGCAGCCACCTCGATTTGCACAGCCTGGCAGCTTTGAGTATGAATATGCCATGCGTTGGAAGGCTCTAATAGaaatggagaagcagcagcaagaacaaGTAGACCGCAACATCAAGGAAGCTCGAGAGAAgctggaaatggaaatggaagcAGCTCGCCATGAGCACCAGGTTATGCTCATGCGGCAAG ATCTAATGAGACGCCAGGAAGAGCTGAGGAGAATGGAGGAATTGCATAACCAAGAAGTACAAAAACGTAAACAGTTGGAACTCAG GCAAGAAGAAGAACGCAGGCGCCGTGAAGAGGAAATGAGAAGGCAGCAAGAAGAGATGATGAGACGCCAGCAGGAAGGCTTTAAAGGGAATTTTGCTGATGCG agggaGCCACCAGACATGCGAATGGGACAGATGGGTATGGGAG GTACCATTGGCATGAACAATAGAGGAGCTATGGGTGGTACCAATGTCCCAGCTGCTGCACCTCCTTCGACTGGTCCTGGAGCTATGATACCTGACGGAGCCATGGGAATG ACTCCACCACCACCTGCAGATCGCTTTGGCCAGGGCGGTGCAATGGAAGGCCTCGGAGCGATGGGAGGGAACCCACCTGCCTTCAACAGAGGAAATCCAGGGGGTGATTTCGGCCCTAACAAGCGTCGCAGATACTAA